The Spirochaetales bacterium genomic interval CGAGTTCTACCGGCAAGTCAAGTCCCATCTGGAGCCTGACGGTGTTTTTGTGCAATGGCTGCCCTGCCACTCTCTCTCCATCGCCGAATACAAAATGATCCTCCGTACCTTCCAATCGGTCTTTGAAAACGCCACATTATGGTATACCGGCGGCACGCATTCCATGCTGCTGGCCACCCCCACACCGCTTACCAGGAAGGCGCTTCAGGCGAAGCTTCAAGCCGGTACCCTGTCTCTGGACGTGTTGTCGGACCTGGGCGATGCCCGTCAAATCGCCGGCTACCTGGTCTTCAACGCCGAAGAGTTTCGTGAATTTACCGGTCCCGGGCCGCTTTCGAAGGACGATAATGCGTTCTTCATTTCCGACGGCAGGGAGACCGAGGAGCTGGTCAGGCTTTTGAAGACGGCAGCCGGACGGGCCGATCCGTAAATCGTAGGGCAGGAGAAACAGGTCTGTGGTTGAGATGCCGGAAAAAACATGGCCGGACGGGAAATTTCACATAACGATCGCGAATGATGAGTTTTACCGTCATTTGGCGGTAAAAATGGGGTTGAATTATGCATAGATGTAGTATCGTTGCCGCTTTTCTCATGGTAACTCTTTTGGGTTCTTGCGGCAGAGGGGATATTAAGGATGTGATTGTCAGTGAGGTGGTGGTGAATTCCGGGACGCCGGATTTCTTCGGCGGCAATGATTGGGTGGAGTTTCAAAATAGAGGAAACGCTTCCGTTTGTCTGGTACGGGCATCGATAAAAGACGGAAGTCACGAGCCGGTACCATTGCCCGATGTCATACTCAAGCCGGGTCAGTATTATGTTATTGAAGCCGCGAATGCGGAGGACGCGAAGGGCTCGCCTTTTTTACCGTTCAAACTCGGTAAAGAAGATTCATTGACACTGTATTGCGGTACGGAGCAATTCGACTCTCTAAGCTGGAAACGAGGCGAGGTGAAAAAAGGAAGTAGTTTCGGCCGTATAGACGCCCGCACTCGAACATTGTATCCGACTCCGGGATACGACAATGTCCCTTATATATTATTTTCCGGTGAACACGTCTTTACCGTGAAAATAACTATGAGGGAAAATGATGTTATGGATTTAGTGCGCCACCCGGTGGATGAACGCTGGTATCCCGCAGATCTTGATTTCAATGGAGCCCGTATAAACGATATCGGTGTACGCACGAAAGGTTCATCGTCGCTGCGATATATAGCGGGTTTGCCGGACGATAACAGAAGTTATGGGCGGTATAGCCTGAAACTTGAATTCGGGAAATACAGGGCCAAAAAATTTATGGGTCTGAAAGGATTGGTTCTCAACAATGGCTACGGCGACCCGACACTTATGCGGGACGCCATTGCCTATCGAATCCTGCGGGAGGCGGGCATGCCTGCATCGCGTCACTCCTATGTGGACCTCTGGCTGGCCGGCAGACACATGGGCCTCTACCAGGCGATAGAGCCTGTTGACAGCGAATACGTGGAAAGATATTTTCCGGACGACAAAAAAAACGGATATAAGGGGGATTTATACAAAGCCTTCAGCAGTCTGGAATGGAAGCCGGGGCAGACGTTGAAAGATTTTACAACCGGAAACTATCCTCAACTGGAATTGAAAACAAACAGAAAGACAAAGGGGACGGAAACGGAGGGAAAGGCCATAATGGCCTTTTTAAAAAGCATTAATTCCGGGTCGGCGGATTATATCGATACGGATAATCTCGTGCGTTACATCGCCGCCATGACACTCATTTCCAATTACGACAGTTATTTCGCCAATCTGGGCAATTATTATTTATACGAGCATCGCTCCGTGAATGGGTTTGCCATGCTGCCCTGGGATTTCAACCTGGGTCTCGGGCGATCGATTAAAGAAGGAAAGAAGTGTGAGGACGCGGCGATCCTTATCGATCATCCGACCATAACGCCGCTCTCCCAACGGCCGATTATCGCCCGTGTCCTGGAGAGACCCGAACTCCGTGAACAATACCACGCTCATCTTGCATCCTTGCTCGATAACATCTTCAACCCGAAGGATATGCGCGCTTTTGTTCAAAAGCAGAGAGAGCTTATCGATCCTTACGTGAAAGCCGATCCGACCGGATTTTATTCGTATGAATCATGGAAAAAGTCGTTTACCGAAGACGTCGAGGACGGTACGGATTCATTTGGAAAAGCGGGCGCGCTCCTTCCTTTTGTCGACGCCCGGTATGAAAACGTCAGGCTGCAACTGGAGGGGAAGATACCTTCCGGGGGTGTCGGGACAGGGCCCTGCTTCTGACAGTATCGGGGGGTATAGACCGATTATTTAAAAACAGCGTTCACGGCCGCGATTTTTACGGCAAGATCGGCGTCGCGCTCCGTTATTAAAAAATCAAGTAGACACACTTTCAAAAATCCTCTAACATTCCTAATAAAAACAACTCGAGTTGTGTACGGATTTTCCAAAGAAAAAGGAAGGGGTGAAAAATGGCACTTATTTTGAATCCCGGAGACGGGCCGCAACAACATCTCAGGTTGCGCGTCGCGGTCATCGCCGCCCTGGCGGTTTTCACTGCGGCGGCCTACGCGCCGCTTATCGGTGCGGGCTGGGTCTATGACGACGTCAACCTCGTAAAGCCGAGTCCCGCGTTAAAGGACCTTTCCGGGTTGTGCCGTTCGATCTCCACCGATCTCTATAGCCAGGCCGCGCCGCGCCTCGAGATGAGCCCGTACTGGCGGCCGCTCGCGATGGCGTCGTTCTGGCTCGACACGCGGTTCGGTGAGGCGCCCGGCGCGCTGCACGTCGGAAACATCCTCCTCCACGCCCTCGCGACGGCGCTGCTCGCGTTCGTGATCCTGCGGCGGCACGGCGGGATCGCGGGTATCGCCGCCGCCGCAACTGCCGCGGCCTGGTGGGCGTTCCACCCGCAGAACGTCGAGCCGGTGGCGTGGATTTCGTGCCGGTACGACCTTCTGTGCGGTGTCGCGCTTCTGGGCCTTCTCGCTTTGCCCTGGCGCCCCGGGCCGTTTCGGGCCTCTCTCTACGGACTAATATTTCTGGCCGGCCTGCTTTCGAAGGAAGGCTTCGGGGCGATGGCGGTGGTGGTCGTGGCCATGGATTTCGCCGACCATCGAACGGCGCGCGATGCGGCTCCCCGATGGGTGGCGGTCGCCATCGCCCTGGCGGTCTGGGTGGCGCTGAGGGCCGCGGTCGGGATTCGAAGCTTCGACCTGCCGCCGCCCGAGGCCGTTTTGCGGATATTGCTTAACTTCCCCGAGGCGATTACCGTCTACATCGGGCGCGCGATTGTGCCGCAGCCGCTTACCATCTCGCATCCGTACACATCGGGCGGGGTGTTCGGTGTCGCTGCCGGCGCTGCGATATTTGCCGCCTTCATTGCCGCAGCGATTTTATGGCGCCGACAGGCACCTTCCTCCGGTACCGGCAGCCGCCGCCGCAATCACGCGGGAACGGAGGCGGGAACGGCCGCGGCCGTAAAGCGCCCCCTGGCGGTACCGGCAGCGATCTTCCTCGCATGGTTCGTGCCGGTGGCCGGGGCCATGGCCATGTTTCACGAAGTAGGGGAGCGCTACCTGTACGTCCCGTCGATCGGCCTCGCGCTTATCGTCGCGGAACTGGTCGTCCTTGCCGTGTCCGCGCGTCGCCGGATCGTGCGCGTCATCGTCCCGGCCGCACTCGGCATCGTGATAATTTTCGGCATCGTCCGGGTCGAACAGCGCCTGCCGGACTGGAAAAACGACGACACCCTATGGACGGCGGCGTTTCGGGTGAACCCGCTCGATCCCCTGGCGAACCACTACCGGGCGATCTCAACCGGGCGCAGGGGTGACTGGAATGAGGCCCAGCGGGCCATCGAGATCGCATCGCGCGGGGATCCTGGTTCCGGCCGGTTCGCCACCACGTACGCATGGGTGCTGCTCGGGAAGGGCGACGCCGCCGGAGCGGTCCGGGAAGCGGAGCGCGCCACCATCCTCGCGCCGTATCAACCCGACGGCTGGTATTATCTGGCGTTTGCGCGGCATAAAATCGGCGATCACGAAGGAGAGCTTGCCGCCCTCGAGAAACTTCTCGAGATCGCGCCCGATTATCCGGGCGCGCGCAGGATGCGGGAGATCGCGGCCTGCGAGGTGAGCGGTCGAGAGGACTGCCCCGATACGAGGTGATTCATTGATAGAAACGTTGAAGGGGGTGGTTTATAAAACAATGGACACGCCGGGGCGCTTGCGCGGATAGGCGTGAATGGCGGGATTCGAAGGGGTGCCCATATACGAGAAAATGGAATTTCTCACAAAGCACACAGAGCGCACAGAGGAAGAGAATAAATTTTCTTCCTCTGTGCGCCTTGCGGGCTCTGTGTGAAAATAGTATAATGCAAATCAAAATTTCTGTTATTTTTACAGGAACAGTTCATGGTCGTGATGTGATTGAAAAACCAATAACATAATTCGCCGGATCAGTTTTTATCGCTTATATGATCATGATACATCTGAAACGATTCAAGCACGATATCGAGCCGCGTCAGGGTATTGTTCTCTATTTCTTCCAGGATTTTCCGCAACTTCGATCGATCCGGTAGACGGGCATACACCTCCACTTCCGTGGCGTTGACTAATGCGACGTTCAGCATATCACCGCTTGCGGTGTTGATTGCGGTTATGAGATTCGATGTTTTATTGTTCGCGTATAAGTGCATTTTATGTGCACGGATTTCCGCATGCAGACACTCAAGATAACGATAAAGGACCTCCCATTTTCCCATGACAATTTCCAGCTCCTCTCCCGTTCCTTCCGTTGCCGCAATGAGTCCGCTGAATAATTTCGTTAACCGGGTCTTTTGCGTGGAAAGAATAGCCGGAACATCGGAGATAACCTTGAGGTGATACTGTTTAAAGCTGTCATTGGGCGTGCATGAATAAAATAAAGAATGGAAAAGGGAGAATAAAATAATAATGACGATTATACGTACATATTGCCGTTTCATATTTTTTTATCCAATATTTTCATTTAAAATTCTGTTTGTGCGGTTCGTTCTCTTCCGGAATGACGTGTAAACGACTTTACATAGCATAGCCACAGCGATAGAAATTGTCAAGTTTCAAAATAGCGGCCGCACATCGAGTCGGCCCGGTAGTTCATGTTTACATCCTTTACTTGTTGTCGGATTTCATTTTTATGTTGAAGAAAATGACTGCCAGAAGGAAAAATACCAGAATATACACTGATACAATCGCGAGGTGATATAAGATATTTTCCGTTCGACCCGATAACGCCGCACGGGACGCTTCTATCGCGTGTGAAAACGGCAGATAGCCGGCGATAGTTTTGATCGTGTCGCCTAAAATATTCAGATCCATCCACGCGCCCCCTAAAATGGCGCTCAATTGAATGAAAATATTTCCCGCCACCAGTACTTTCGTTTCATTGCATATTGTTCCCAAAAGCACTCCCGTAACGGAAGCAAACAGTACATAGGGAATAAATGTAAGGAACGTAAATATTATTCGCATCGAAACGGGCACTCCTATAAAAATGCCGGAAATAAAACAGAATAAGCAGATCAAGAACGATATTGGAAGCATCGGCAGCATGTAACCGAATATGAAATCGTTCGATGTCAGGGGTGAAATAAAAAGCCTGGATAAAAACGAAGAACTTTTATCCCTGGCAATCAGGATCGCCAAAAACAATGTGAGAAATGAAAATCCGAAAATAGTCATAGCGGGTACTATATTAACAGGTTTGAATACTTCTATCGGGGCGTTTTTTGCGATGATGGAAAACAGGAATATAAAAAAGACAGGCATTACAATGCCCAGAACAGACGACAACGGATCACGTATTATTTCTTTTTGATTGCGCGATGCAAAATAAAGCATTTTCATTTTACATTCCTCCCT includes:
- a CDS encoding ABC transporter permease; amino-acid sequence: MKMLYFASRNQKEIIRDPLSSVLGIVMPVFFIFLFSIIAKNAPIEVFKPVNIVPAMTIFGFSFLTLFLAILIARDKSSSFLSRLFISPLTSNDFIFGYMLPMLPISFLICLFCFISGIFIGVPVSMRIIFTFLTFIPYVLFASVTGVLLGTICNETKVLVAGNIFIQLSAILGGAWMDLNILGDTIKTIAGYLPFSHAIEASRAALSGRTENILYHLAIVSVYILVFFLLAVIFFNIKMKSDNK
- a CDS encoding tetratricopeptide repeat protein — its product is MALILNPGDGPQQHLRLRVAVIAALAVFTAAAYAPLIGAGWVYDDVNLVKPSPALKDLSGLCRSISTDLYSQAAPRLEMSPYWRPLAMASFWLDTRFGEAPGALHVGNILLHALATALLAFVILRRHGGIAGIAAAATAAAWWAFHPQNVEPVAWISCRYDLLCGVALLGLLALPWRPGPFRASLYGLIFLAGLLSKEGFGAMAVVVVAMDFADHRTARDAAPRWVAVAIALAVWVALRAAVGIRSFDLPPPEAVLRILLNFPEAITVYIGRAIVPQPLTISHPYTSGGVFGVAAGAAIFAAFIAAAILWRRQAPSSGTGSRRRNHAGTEAGTAAAVKRPLAVPAAIFLAWFVPVAGAMAMFHEVGERYLYVPSIGLALIVAELVVLAVSARRRIVRVIVPAALGIVIIFGIVRVEQRLPDWKNDDTLWTAAFRVNPLDPLANHYRAISTGRRGDWNEAQRAIEIASRGDPGSGRFATTYAWVLLGKGDAAGAVREAERATILAPYQPDGWYYLAFARHKIGDHEGELAALEKLLEIAPDYPGARRMREIAACEVSGREDCPDTR
- a CDS encoding CotH kinase family protein — encoded protein: MHRCSIVAAFLMVTLLGSCGRGDIKDVIVSEVVVNSGTPDFFGGNDWVEFQNRGNASVCLVRASIKDGSHEPVPLPDVILKPGQYYVIEAANAEDAKGSPFLPFKLGKEDSLTLYCGTEQFDSLSWKRGEVKKGSSFGRIDARTRTLYPTPGYDNVPYILFSGEHVFTVKITMRENDVMDLVRHPVDERWYPADLDFNGARINDIGVRTKGSSSLRYIAGLPDDNRSYGRYSLKLEFGKYRAKKFMGLKGLVLNNGYGDPTLMRDAIAYRILREAGMPASRHSYVDLWLAGRHMGLYQAIEPVDSEYVERYFPDDKKNGYKGDLYKAFSSLEWKPGQTLKDFTTGNYPQLELKTNRKTKGTETEGKAIMAFLKSINSGSADYIDTDNLVRYIAAMTLISNYDSYFANLGNYYLYEHRSVNGFAMLPWDFNLGLGRSIKEGKKCEDAAILIDHPTITPLSQRPIIARVLERPELREQYHAHLASLLDNIFNPKDMRAFVQKQRELIDPYVKADPTGFYSYESWKKSFTEDVEDGTDSFGKAGALLPFVDARYENVRLQLEGKIPSGGVGTGPCF